The proteins below are encoded in one region of Kineococcus mangrovi:
- the egtC gene encoding ergothioneine biosynthesis protein EgtC: protein MCRHTAWLGAERTLADLLLEREHGLLQQSWAPRRQRHGTVNADGWGAAWWTAAGPGPARWRRAAPLWADASLASVAPHVASGCVLGAVRDATVGMPPDETACAPFVRGAWALSHNGRLDRSVLPADAWPAAESVCDSAVLAAWLLQAPEEIGPRVRAAGEADPTARLNVLAADGTRLVATAWGDTLSVLRTDDGVVVASEPHDDDPRWQDVPDRSLVEVDARGARVSPL, encoded by the coding sequence GTGTGCCGGCACACGGCCTGGCTGGGTGCCGAGCGGACCCTGGCCGACCTGCTCCTGGAGCGCGAGCACGGTCTGCTGCAGCAGAGCTGGGCCCCGCGGCGGCAGCGGCACGGGACGGTCAACGCCGACGGCTGGGGGGCCGCCTGGTGGACCGCCGCCGGTCCCGGACCCGCCCGCTGGCGCCGCGCGGCCCCGCTGTGGGCGGACGCCTCGCTCGCCTCCGTCGCCCCGCACGTCGCCTCCGGGTGTGTCCTGGGTGCCGTGCGGGACGCGACCGTCGGGATGCCGCCGGACGAGACGGCGTGCGCGCCGTTCGTCCGCGGCGCCTGGGCGCTGTCGCACAACGGCCGCCTCGACCGGTCCGTGCTGCCGGCGGACGCCTGGCCCGCCGCGGAGTCCGTCTGCGACTCCGCCGTGCTCGCCGCCTGGCTGCTGCAGGCCCCCGAGGAGATCGGGCCGCGCGTGCGCGCGGCGGGGGAGGCCGACCCGACCGCCCGGCTCAACGTGCTGGCCGCCGACGGCACGCGCCTCGTCGCCACCGCGTGGGGGGACACCCTCAGCGTCCTGCGGACCGACGACGGGGTCGTCGTCGCGAGCGAACCCCACGACGACGACCCGCGGTGGCAGGACGTCCCGGACCGCTCCCTCGTCGAGGTCGACGCCCGGGGCGCCCGCGTCAGCCCCCTGTGA
- a CDS encoding globin, which translates to MGRAPAGPGGGTRTFFDEVGGHETFVRLVDVFYDGVASDDVLRPMYPEADLGPARERLLLFLEQYWGGPSTYSEQRGHPRLRMRHAPFKVNPDARDRWLTHMRAAVESLGLPPAQEGVLWDYLDRAAHSMLNTFED; encoded by the coding sequence CTGGGGCGTGCGCCCGCGGGACCGGGCGGCGGCACGCGCACGTTCTTCGACGAGGTGGGCGGGCACGAGACGTTCGTCCGGCTCGTCGACGTGTTCTACGACGGGGTCGCCTCCGACGACGTGCTGCGCCCCATGTACCCCGAGGCGGACCTCGGCCCGGCCAGGGAACGCCTGCTGCTGTTCCTGGAGCAGTACTGGGGCGGGCCCTCGACGTACTCCGAGCAGCGGGGCCACCCGCGGCTGCGGATGCGGCACGCCCCGTTCAAGGTCAACCCCGACGCCCGGGACCGGTGGCTGACGCACATGCGCGCCGCCGTCGAGTCCCTCGGCCTGCCGCCCGCGCAGGAGGGTGTCCTGTGGGACTACCTCGACCGGGCCGCGCACAGCATGCTCAACACCTTCGAGGACTGA
- a CDS encoding SDR family oxidoreductase encodes MSEPSPDAPRGSLDDVLAGDGRLALVTGVTGYIGGRLVPELLQAGFRVRALARRPEQLRDRPWIDDVEVVGADASDRDQVSAAMEGVDVAYYLIHAMSGGSSFAAKDRRTARTFARAAADQGVRRIVYLGGIHPEDEELSTHLESRREVGEILLDAPVPATVLQAAVILGSGSASFEMMRYLTERLPVMVCPAWVYNRIQPIAVRDVLRYLVGSASMPDDVNRTFDVGGPDVVTYLDMMRGYAEVARLPKRHVLPVKVMSPRLSSHWVGTITPVPGSIARPLVESLVHEVVCKEKDVEQYVPDPPEGLIPFRRAVELALKRIQEADVTTRWSSASVPGAPSDPLPTDPDWAGGNLYVDERTTVVDASPHELWQVLEGIGGDQGWYSWPMAWAVRGVMDRFSGGPGLRRGRRDPRRLRVGDAVDWWRVEERHEDALLRLRAEMKLPGLAWLDLRVSRDPVGRTLFQQRALFHPKGLAGQAYWAAISPFHGVVFGGMQENVKEAAEALARRRAGHAPTSVDARPGATLVR; translated from the coding sequence ATGAGCGAGCCCTCCCCCGACGCCCCCCGCGGGTCCCTCGACGACGTCCTGGCCGGCGACGGGCGCCTCGCCCTGGTCACGGGGGTGACCGGGTACATCGGTGGCCGTCTCGTGCCCGAGCTGCTGCAGGCGGGCTTCCGGGTGCGCGCGCTGGCCCGGCGGCCCGAGCAGCTGCGCGACCGGCCGTGGATCGACGACGTGGAGGTGGTCGGGGCCGACGCCTCCGACCGCGACCAGGTGAGCGCGGCGATGGAGGGCGTCGACGTCGCCTACTACCTCATCCACGCCATGAGCGGGGGGTCGTCCTTCGCGGCCAAGGACCGCCGCACCGCGCGCACGTTCGCGCGGGCGGCGGCCGACCAGGGGGTGCGTCGCATCGTCTACCTCGGGGGCATCCACCCCGAGGACGAGGAGCTCTCGACCCACCTGGAGTCGCGCCGGGAGGTCGGGGAGATCCTCCTCGACGCGCCCGTGCCGGCCACGGTGCTGCAGGCCGCGGTCATCCTGGGGTCGGGCTCGGCGAGCTTCGAGATGATGCGGTACCTCACCGAGCGCCTGCCCGTCATGGTGTGCCCGGCGTGGGTCTACAACCGCATCCAGCCGATCGCGGTGCGCGACGTGCTGCGCTACCTCGTGGGGTCCGCCTCGATGCCGGACGACGTGAACCGCACGTTCGACGTCGGCGGGCCCGACGTGGTGACCTACCTGGACATGATGCGCGGCTACGCCGAGGTCGCGCGCCTGCCCAAGCGGCACGTGCTGCCGGTGAAGGTCATGTCCCCGCGCCTGTCGAGCCACTGGGTCGGCACGATCACCCCCGTCCCCGGTTCGATCGCCCGCCCGCTGGTGGAGAGCCTCGTCCACGAGGTGGTGTGCAAGGAGAAGGACGTCGAGCAGTACGTGCCGGACCCGCCGGAGGGGCTCATCCCGTTCCGTCGCGCGGTCGAGCTGGCGCTGAAGCGCATCCAGGAGGCGGACGTCACGACGCGCTGGAGCTCGGCCTCGGTGCCGGGCGCCCCGAGCGACCCGTTGCCGACCGACCCGGACTGGGCCGGTGGCAACCTCTACGTCGACGAGCGGACCACCGTCGTGGACGCCTCCCCGCACGAGCTGTGGCAGGTGCTGGAGGGGATCGGCGGGGACCAGGGCTGGTACTCCTGGCCGATGGCGTGGGCGGTGCGCGGGGTCATGGACCGGTTCTCCGGGGGGCCCGGGTTGCGCCGCGGCCGCCGCGATCCGCGACGCCTGCGGGTCGGGGACGCCGTCGACTGGTGGCGCGTGGAGGAGCGCCACGAGGACGCGCTGCTGCGGTTGCGCGCCGAGATGAAGCTGCCGGGGCTGGCGTGGCTGGACCTCCGGGTGAGCCGGGACCCGGTGGGGCGCACGCTGTTCCAGCAGCGCGCCCTGTTCCACCCCAAGGGGTTGGCCGGCCAGGCGTACTGGGCGGCCATCAGCCCGTTCCACGGCGTCGTCTTCGGCGGGATGCAGGAGAACGTGAAGGAGGCGGCCGAGGCGCTGGCCCGCCGGCGGGCCGGGCACGCCCCGACGTCGGTGGACGCGCGCCCGGGGGCGACACTGGTGCGGTGA
- a CDS encoding mechanosensitive ion channel family protein, which translates to MLDSITDALGSSAAEEAQAGASGAVAFLLDKPLKVVVILLVCWIARFLAMRLIGRIASGISTGAGKLGGGRRNGLLESSPLLNERRQQRAETLASVLKSTVTFVLGLLAILMVLDTVGIAIGPFLASAGIAGVALGFGAQALVKDFLSGIFMLAEDQYGVGDVVDLGDAVGTVEAVGLRVTRLRDVKGTVWYVRNGEILRVGNQSQGWARALLDVSVAYGEDLSHAQRVLQRVADDLVAEEAWKDLVVDAPEVWGVEQMGADGIVLRLVVKTKPLQQWAVQRELRRRTKAVFDAEGIEFPFPQRTVWLRHDDEPRQVAPPAQRSAAVDPQPPPPSEADVAKEDAAAADPARTDRGL; encoded by the coding sequence GTGCTGGACTCGATCACGGACGCCCTCGGCAGCAGCGCGGCGGAGGAGGCCCAGGCCGGGGCGTCCGGCGCCGTGGCCTTCCTGCTGGACAAGCCGCTGAAGGTCGTCGTCATCCTGCTGGTGTGCTGGATCGCGCGGTTCCTGGCGATGCGCCTCATCGGCCGCATCGCCTCGGGCATCTCGACCGGCGCCGGCAAGCTGGGCGGTGGGCGCCGCAACGGCCTGCTGGAATCCTCCCCGCTGCTGAACGAACGACGCCAGCAGCGCGCCGAGACCCTGGCCTCGGTGCTCAAGAGCACCGTGACCTTCGTCCTGGGCCTGCTGGCGATCCTCATGGTGCTGGACACCGTCGGCATCGCCATCGGCCCGTTCCTGGCCTCGGCCGGGATCGCCGGAGTGGCGCTGGGGTTCGGGGCGCAGGCCCTCGTGAAGGACTTCCTGTCCGGCATCTTCATGCTCGCCGAGGACCAGTACGGCGTCGGGGACGTGGTCGACCTCGGGGACGCCGTCGGCACGGTCGAGGCGGTCGGCCTGCGCGTGACCCGGTTGCGCGACGTCAAGGGCACCGTCTGGTACGTCCGCAACGGCGAGATCCTGCGGGTCGGCAACCAGAGCCAGGGCTGGGCGCGGGCCCTGCTCGACGTCTCGGTGGCCTACGGGGAGGACCTCAGCCACGCGCAGCGGGTGCTGCAGCGGGTCGCCGACGACCTCGTGGCCGAGGAGGCGTGGAAGGACCTGGTGGTCGACGCCCCGGAGGTGTGGGGCGTGGAGCAGATGGGGGCCGACGGGATCGTCCTGCGCCTGGTCGTGAAGACCAAGCCGTTGCAGCAGTGGGCCGTGCAGCGGGAGCTGCGGCGCCGGACGAAGGCCGTGTTCGACGCCGAGGGCATCGAGTTCCCCTTCCCGCAGCGCACGGTGTGGTTGCGCCACGACGACGAGCCGCGCCAGGTGGCTCCCCCGGCGCAGCGCTCGGCCGCCGTCGACCCGCAGCCGCCGCCGCCGAGCGAGGCGGACGTCGCCAAGGAGGACGCCGCGGCCGCCGACCCGGCGCGGACCGACCGGGGGCTCTGA
- a CDS encoding prolyl oligopeptidase family serine peptidase, which produces MDTQPPRSGPPAGPGPDVAPRLDLVEELHGVPVADPYRWLEDADDPRTRAWSQWQDGAWERWAGQLPGRAGLERRVRELMATGSVGTPVHRGERVFRTRRDPDAEHGVLTVQDPGAPPRVLVDPVALDPSGTTTLDAWRPDVEGDLVAYQLSEGGSEESVLRVLDATTGEVVDGPVDRARYSPVAWLPARDGVRSFYYVRRQPPGTVPEDERQYHRRVHLHVVGTDPDTDVEVFGAGRAMTNYYGVWTSRDGRWLVVSAAEGTAPRNDVWIADLEGGDPARPEFRAVVEGEDASTSAWVGRDGRLYLFTDLDAPRGRLAVADPAQPGVERWTDLVPQAEALLDDVAVLDGPELPAPLLVVGWTEHAVSSVTVHDLATGRRLEGAAGRVDLPGAGAIGGLVGRPEGGHELWFAYTDTTTPSHVWRFDARTRDLAVEAAPPGAVRVPAVVSRLLEFPSADGTLVRLQVTARADLLDDDGVPRRPAPTILYGYGGFGISLSPHYAPDALAWVEAGGAYAVANLRGGGEEGEDWHRAGMRGHKQNVFDDFHAAARWLVDRGFTTPSQLCVHGGSNGGLLVGAAATQEPSLFAGVVCSAPLLDMVRYELHGLGATWSDEYGTAAVAEEFGWLHAYSPYHRVVEGTAYPSVLFTVFDGDSRVDPLHARKLCAALQHATSSDPARRPVLLRRERDVGHGARSVSRSAGLVRDTLAFAARATGLALDHLDEQV; this is translated from the coding sequence ATGGACACCCAGCCGCCCCGCTCCGGCCCGCCCGCGGGTCCGGGCCCCGACGTGGCGCCGCGCCTCGACCTCGTCGAGGAGCTGCACGGCGTGCCCGTCGCCGACCCCTACCGCTGGCTGGAGGACGCGGACGACCCGCGGACACGGGCGTGGTCGCAGTGGCAGGACGGGGCGTGGGAGCGCTGGGCCGGGCAGCTGCCCGGGCGCGCCGGGCTGGAGCGCCGCGTCCGCGAGCTCATGGCGACGGGGTCGGTCGGGACGCCCGTGCACCGGGGCGAGCGGGTCTTCCGGACGCGGCGGGACCCCGACGCCGAGCACGGGGTGCTGACCGTGCAGGACCCGGGGGCGCCGCCGCGCGTGCTCGTCGACCCGGTCGCGCTGGACCCGTCGGGCACGACGACGCTGGACGCGTGGCGGCCCGACGTCGAGGGCGACCTCGTCGCCTACCAGTTGTCCGAGGGCGGCAGCGAGGAGAGCGTCCTGCGCGTCCTGGACGCCACGACGGGCGAGGTCGTCGACGGCCCGGTCGACCGGGCCCGCTACTCCCCCGTCGCCTGGCTGCCCGCCCGCGACGGGGTGCGCTCCTTCTACTACGTGCGCCGGCAGCCGCCGGGGACCGTGCCCGAGGACGAGCGGCAGTACCACCGGCGGGTGCACCTGCACGTCGTGGGCACCGACCCCGACACCGACGTCGAGGTGTTCGGCGCCGGTCGCGCGATGACGAACTACTACGGCGTCTGGACCTCCCGCGACGGCCGCTGGCTCGTCGTGAGCGCCGCCGAGGGCACGGCCCCGCGCAACGACGTCTGGATCGCCGACCTCGAGGGCGGCGACCCGGCCCGTCCGGAGTTCCGGGCCGTCGTCGAGGGGGAGGACGCGAGCACGAGCGCCTGGGTCGGCCGCGACGGGCGGCTGTACCTGTTCACCGACCTCGACGCCCCGCGCGGCCGCCTCGCGGTGGCCGACCCGGCGCAGCCGGGGGTGGAGCGCTGGACCGACCTCGTCCCGCAGGCCGAGGCGCTGCTGGACGACGTCGCCGTCCTCGACGGCCCGGAGCTGCCCGCGCCGCTGCTCGTCGTGGGCTGGACCGAGCACGCGGTCAGCTCGGTGACGGTGCACGACCTCGCCACCGGCCGGCGGCTGGAGGGCGCGGCGGGTCGTGTCGACCTGCCCGGGGCGGGCGCGATCGGCGGGCTCGTGGGCCGGCCCGAAGGCGGTCACGAGCTGTGGTTCGCCTACACCGACACCACGACGCCCTCGCACGTGTGGCGCTTCGACGCCCGCACCCGCGACCTCGCGGTGGAGGCCGCCCCGCCGGGGGCGGTGCGGGTGCCCGCCGTGGTGAGCCGGTTGCTGGAGTTCCCCAGCGCCGACGGCACGCTCGTCCGGTTGCAGGTGACGGCGCGCGCCGACCTGCTCGACGACGACGGCGTCCCCCGCCGCCCGGCGCCGACGATCCTCTACGGCTACGGCGGGTTCGGCATCAGCCTGTCCCCGCACTACGCCCCCGACGCGCTCGCCTGGGTCGAGGCCGGCGGCGCGTACGCCGTGGCGAACCTGCGCGGCGGCGGGGAGGAGGGCGAGGACTGGCACCGGGCCGGGATGCGCGGGCACAAGCAGAACGTCTTCGACGACTTCCACGCCGCGGCCCGCTGGCTCGTGGACCGGGGGTTCACCACGCCGTCGCAGCTGTGCGTGCACGGCGGGTCCAACGGCGGCCTGCTCGTGGGCGCCGCCGCCACCCAGGAGCCGTCGCTGTTCGCCGGCGTCGTGTGCTCGGCGCCGCTGCTGGACATGGTGCGCTACGAGCTGCACGGACTGGGCGCCACCTGGAGCGACGAGTACGGCACGGCGGCCGTGGCCGAGGAGTTCGGCTGGCTGCACGCCTACTCCCCCTACCACCGGGTGGTGGAGGGCACCGCGTACCCGTCGGTGCTCTTCACGGTCTTCGACGGGGACAGCCGCGTCGACCCGCTGCACGCGCGCAAGCTGTGCGCCGCGCTGCAGCACGCGACGTCCTCCGACCCCGCCCGACGGCCGGTGCTGTTGCGCCGGGAGAGGGACGTCGGCCACGGCGCACGCTCGGTCTCGCGCAGCGCGGGGCTCGTGCGTGACACCCTCGCCTTCGCGGCGCGGGCCACCGGTCTCGCGCTGGACCACCTCGACGAGCAGGTCTGA